A region from the bacterium genome encodes:
- a CDS encoding class I SAM-dependent methyltransferase, whose product MLSKAEKEYVSSRGYWTLFKPLALFYRYQLELALTRALRREGVALEGKRLLEDGCERGNLLRLLVEMGASPGRCVGLDRDIEALRDGRAKTAAAVRFVRGDAAALPFRAGAFDVVFQSLLFSSLPPGEARERAAREIGRVLADGGVFVWYDFVERAKEGLPRGLELGEVRELFPGWRLATYKFGLRFRWVHFLVNKWRWLAETLASLGVARSHYVIIMRRP is encoded by the coding sequence ATGCTATCTAAGGCGGAGAAGGAGTACGTCTCGAGCCGCGGCTACTGGACGCTCTTCAAGCCGCTGGCGCTCTTCTACCGGTACCAGCTCGAGCTGGCGTTGACGCGCGCGCTGCGCCGCGAGGGCGTCGCGCTGGAGGGGAAGCGGCTGCTCGAGGACGGCTGCGAACGCGGCAACCTGCTGCGGCTGCTTGTCGAGATGGGCGCGTCGCCCGGGCGTTGCGTCGGCCTGGACCGGGATATCGAGGCGCTTCGCGACGGCCGCGCCAAGACCGCGGCGGCGGTGCGCTTCGTCCGCGGCGACGCCGCGGCGCTGCCGTTCCGCGCCGGCGCCTTCGACGTCGTCTTCCAGTCGCTGTTGTTCTCGTCGCTGCCGCCGGGGGAGGCGCGGGAGCGCGCCGCCCGGGAGATAGGCCGGGTCCTGGCCGACGGCGGCGTCTTCGTCTGGTACGACTTCGTCGAGCGCGCGAAGGAGGGGCTCCCGCGGGGGCTCGAGCTGGGGGAAGTCCGCGAGCTTTTTCCCGGCTGGCGGCTCGCGACGTACAAGTTCGGCCTGCGCTTCCGCTGGGTCCACTTCCTCGTCAACAAGTGGCGCTGGCTCGCGGAGACGCTGGCCTCGCTCGGCGTCGCGCGCTCGCATTACGTGATAATAATGCGCCGCCCGTGA
- a CDS encoding ABC transporter ATP-binding protein: MAPVLEIVDLTKRFGGVTAVDDLSFAVAAGEVFGFLGRNGAGKTTTIKVALDLVKPTGGEVRLFGDDWREPELRRRVGYLPEFPVRYPYLTPRRYLRFAARLFGVTRAEAARRADELIAQVELEDAADRRMGGFSKGMLQRVGLAQALVNEPDLLFLDEPTAGLDPLGHHLVKALVRDYAARGKAVVVSSHILAEIEAQCSRVGIIEEGRLVAEGDLAELLKPTNVVEVELEGPAAAAREAFEKISSAVDATGNRFALTLLPGKDSSDVSKAAASAACVVTALTTRRQSLEDLFVSVVGKAGEEASA; the protein is encoded by the coding sequence ATGGCCCCCGTCCTCGAAATCGTAGACCTTACCAAAAGGTTCGGCGGCGTCACCGCCGTCGACGACTTGTCGTTCGCCGTCGCCGCGGGCGAGGTCTTCGGCTTCTTAGGCCGCAACGGCGCCGGCAAGACGACCACCATCAAGGTCGCGCTGGACCTGGTGAAGCCCACCGGCGGCGAGGTCCGCCTCTTCGGCGACGACTGGCGCGAGCCGGAGCTCCGGCGCCGCGTCGGCTACCTCCCCGAGTTCCCGGTGCGGTACCCGTACCTCACGCCGCGGCGGTACTTGCGATTCGCGGCGCGGCTCTTCGGCGTGACGCGAGCGGAGGCGGCGCGACGCGCCGACGAGCTAATCGCACAGGTCGAGCTCGAAGACGCGGCCGACCGCCGGATGGGCGGTTTCTCCAAGGGGATGCTGCAGCGCGTGGGCCTGGCGCAGGCGCTCGTTAATGAGCCCGACCTCCTCTTCCTGGACGAGCCCACCGCGGGCCTCGACCCGCTGGGCCACCACCTCGTCAAGGCGCTGGTCCGCGACTACGCCGCGCGCGGCAAGGCCGTCGTCGTGAGCTCCCACATCCTGGCCGAAATCGAGGCGCAGTGCTCGCGCGTCGGCATAATAGAAGAGGGCCGGCTGGTGGCCGAGGGTGACCTCGCGGAACTGCTCAAGCCCACCAACGTCGTGGAGGTAGAGCTGGAGGGGCCGGCGGCCGCGGCGCGCGAAGCTTTCGAGAAAATATCGAGCGCCGTCGACGCGACCGGCAATCGCTTCGCCCTGACGCTGTTGCCCGGCAAGGATTCTTCGGACGTTTCGAAGGCCGCGGCCTCGGCGGCCTGCGTCGTCACGGCCTTGACGACGCGCCGCCAGAGCCTGGAAGACCTGTTCGTGTCCGTGGTCGGCAAGGCCGGGGAGGAAGCGTCGGCGTGA